Below is a window of Gossypium hirsutum isolate 1008001.06 chromosome A12, Gossypium_hirsutum_v2.1, whole genome shotgun sequence DNA.
TAACTCAAACATCAATTTCTATACTCTAGAGAGCTATTTAAACCTACTTATCTTCGTACTCAAGCTCATTCGtaattaacctttttatataatAAGATgtaatttcataatataaaaaatatatattaaagtaaaaaaaaaactcgaTTAAACTCGCAAGACATTCTAATATTGCAGTGCTCGAATGCAGCCTAAGCTGTTCGAACTCAGCTCGGCTCTGCTCGATAATTACAAACAAATGGTTATTCGCATTGTTCCTTCATCCTTATTGGCGCAACACGTGAATGAGTACAGTGTTCACATAGGAAACATTTGAAGCCATTATAAGACATCATACAGGCAGGCAGTGTCATGAGCCGAGACTCGGTCTAGGTCCGAGTCGGTGCAGCTCTCTGTGTACAAGTTTCTAAAACTCATTTATGAGAAACCAAATAAGAGTACTAAGAAAACAGTCCCTAGTTCACCTTTCTATCTGTTCCATTGCCTACAAAAAAAGAATAGCAACACACCTCATAAACATTTCAACCTGAATGGGGCCCGATTTCAGTCTGATATTCTAATCTCAACCCCTAAAATGTCCTTCACCACTTCATATGTCACAAACGCGAGTGCTATTGATGGTACAACCTGGAAAACGAGAAAAGGAATAAACGATCAAATGTTGACAGTTGAAGGACAAGATTTACTCGATTATAAGACATATATAACATCCCATTCTGGTCATTTGCATCGGTTAGTGAATGTGTGCTCAGTATTTATTAGTCTTACTTTTTAACCAGATGCTAATCTTTGCCTAATCCGTGCATAAACTCGTCAAAGATCAAAATCAAATAATGCAGAGGTCTCGATGATATTTTAGTatgaattgaaaatgttattCGAGTATTTATAAACAAATGAACATTTATGAATCAGAAGAGACTGACCTTAACAGAATTGGGGACCAGACCCTTGTATAATGCTCCAAAGCCCTCATGCCTAACAGTTTTCCTGAATGCATCGATCATGCCGGTATACTCGAGAGAGGCCTTGTTCCTCCCATCACCAGTGACAACAGAGGCTGCCTCTTTCCATCCTACCATTTGCATTCTTCTTCGAATCACGTCAAGAGGGTAAGCTACGGTTTGGCCAACAGTTCCAGCAGCAGCCCCGCAAGCAAGCCTGGTCGTCACGCTCAACTCAGAGTCTTCAACCAATCCGAATGCTTTACTTTTGATTAACCAATCTTTTAGAGATTCGTACACGGCAAAGTTCAGGCCCACATATGGTATCTGAAAACACAAGATGAATTCAAATGAACATGCAATAAATAACTCAGTCATCATTTTTTACCTCCCAAAATGGGGATACAAGCATTATGCATAATTCGTAGGAACACGATGGAGCTGACAAAAGACCAAGAAAGTAAAAGTCATAACAGATAAAAGCAACGGCAATTCCGAAGAAAGTACTAAGTGGGAGAAGCTGATTTTTTTGTGTGGATCTGGTAGTTATGTGACCCTTAGAAAGAAGGATGCTTCACTTCTCCCCATTTCTTTCTCTTTGAAAGCCCTTATGTGCTGCCAAGAAGGCACGCTGTCATCACATCCATAACACTCAAAAATCAATAAACAATAGACATTCAACTGAAGACCCCTCTTAAACGAATAGATATAGATGTCATGGCTACCAAAAGCTTGTCCTGTAAACAACTCGGTCCTAGCTCCCTTAAACTATCATGTAACTGCTTGCATTCCTTGGGAAGAAAAAGGCAGTATTCTATGAAAAAAACTTCCTTAAACAAATAAACATTTTGGATCCAGGATTTGAACAGTAAACATTTCAGTTTTTAAAGCTGCAAACGAGATAACATCTGATTATTTTGACTGGAGAATAAGGGAGGCACAGGAAACTTTGCATGAACTCTGAATAGAAGAACTAAATGACTCACAACTCCGATGACTGAAGGAAGCCAACCCTTGTACAATGCTCGTGGGCCTTCTTCACGCAACACAGTTGACAGAGCATGGAACATTCCCCTATACTGAAAAGGAGAGTTGTCTGTCTGCAATAGGCCCAACTAAATGATTAAAAGCCCATTCAGTCAAACTACAAGGAACAATCCCTGATATCAATGAAAGAAGATATAGAAGCTTAAAATGAATCAATATTTGTATTGAAGAATTAaactttttttccaaattttcttcttACACAAATAAATCAAGGAACTAAAAAAGTTATACTAAAGTTTATTGTTTATTACTAAGTATTCCCTTCTGCAGCTTCATCTTTTGATAATATTTGAGGTAGACAAAACCAGCGATTAAACATTAACTTCATGCATCTGCCAAGTAAATGATATTTAAGACAATACCTGTACAGTAAGCCTGCCTCGTACCATGTCCATTGGATAAGTTGCAGACATGGCAATTATTCCAGCACATGCTCCAGCTCCAAGGCGTAAAAGAGGAGTGAGCTGAGCATCATCTGCAGAATTAACAGAACAAAGGGAAAAAGCCTTACATGAGCTTTCAATACTTTATGGACTAATACATAAATTTAATGCCAAACATGACGACATCATTGCAGAGCATTCCCATGAATGGGGTCCTTCCTAATAGTAATGAACATATTGATACTTATCAATGTAATAACAAGGTCGATGTGTATCAAACAATGCAAGTTACAAAGATGCGATGATTGCTCAGCAAAAAGATAATGACAACATAAGCCGTACTATCACCAGTTTGCTGTCGATACAAATATAGGATTCCCCTGTCAAAAACAATTACAAGGAACAATCAGCCAAAACAAAACACATTTCCTTCTGTTCAGAAATTGAATGTGCGTGGCAGGAGCAGTGCAAAAAAGACCTTAAGCCTGATAGAATGTGATTGCATAACCAAATTCATTTATGCGTCACACTAGTATGAAATGCTTTAGACCGATTAACGATATTGTGGTCTGTGGGAACTAACAactaaataaacatttatatatcTATTTCTATATACTTATATAATTAGCCTGAGTTGGTATCCCAAGTTAACTCAGCACCCGCTCAGTCAAGGTTAAAAatctattattaataaaataatgaatataaatacaatggtttttcggcttttactttttgttactatttttatatgaaatgctTAAAGAAACTAACTAAAAATGAGATGTCTAAAAATTGAACCGAGCCTAAAGAAGACTTATTTATAATTACTTTACCATCTCAATTGTTGAATAagctttttataaatataattttaatattaattttttctttcaCCCACATCGAATCGTACCTCTAACATAGTCTTAAAGACAATAACCAATTTCAGTATGATAAATTTACTTGAGTTTTACTACTTAAAAACTAACAACACAAAGATGAATTGAACAGTGTCAGAGTCCTACTTTGACGCTTGCTCATAGCTGAAGAACTTGACGGCAGAATTTGGAACAATGCGAGCGCAATTAGTACCGTTGCCTTTGAATAATCCGCGAAAACCTTCTGTTCTCCAAATGTACTTCAAGCCTTGAATTGTTCCATTGTATTTTATACTATGTGGATTCTGAACctgaaatttttatttcaaaagaggtaaattaattaacaaatttaaattgtctatttttcttaatctaaataaaatgcacattaaaaattttaacgaaCCTGAAGTAAGATTTTTAAACGTTCCAAAGGAGCAACGGCAGTTCGTGACCTGCATACATTAAGCAAAAGatccattttcaaatttatttcctCTAAAACTTGAGAAATTCAATAACGTCGGAGACGATCTCCGCCAgcgagagagaaagagagagatcTCACACTCCACCAGCAACGCCGCCGGCAACGAGAGACTTGCAGATACTAAGAACAGCATAACTGGGAGCTTTAACGCCTTCTCTAGCGAGCTTCGCTTCTTCAGCTAGATTCACGATCGTCGAAACAGCTGATTCACTAGTCTTCACATCCTCCGAAGCCATCGAAAACCAAAACACGGCCAATATATTCAAATCCACTCTCTCGCCGTAGAAACGGTAAGAAGTACTTTTCTGGTGGCTCCGGCGGAGTCTCGGACAGTCGTCGATGATTATCCGGCGACTCAAGGGTCCGATCTCCGAGGCGATATATATTATAGTCAAAAGAGGCTCCGCATTTCTCTCATGCGGCGCTTCTTTTCTAGTT
It encodes the following:
- the LOC121210901 gene encoding mitochondrial adenine nucleotide transporter ADNT1 isoform X1, whose translation is MASEDVKTSESAVSTIVNLAEEAKLAREGVKAPSYAVLSICKSLVAGGVAGGVSRTAVAPLERLKILLQVQNPHSIKYNGTIQGLKYIWRTEGFRGLFKGNGTNCARIVPNSAVKFFSYEQASKGILYLYRQQTGDNDAQLTPLLRLGAGACAGIIAMSATYPMDMVRGRLTVQLGLLQTDNSPFQYRGMFHALSTVLREEGPRALYKGWLPSVIGVIPYVGLNFAVYESLKDWLIKSKAFGLVEDSELSVTTRLACGAAAGTVGQTVAYPLDVIRRRMQMVGWKEAASVVTGDGRNKASLEYTGMIDAFRKTVRHEGFGALYKGLVPNSVKVVPSIALAFVTYEVVKDILGVEIRISD
- the LOC121210901 gene encoding mitochondrial adenine nucleotide transporter ADNT1 isoform X3, whose translation is MASEDVKTSESAVSTIVNLAEEAKLAREGVKAPSYAVLSICKSLVAGGVAGGVSRTAVAPLERLKILLQVQNPHSIKYNGTIQGLKYIWRTEGFRGLFKGNGTNCARIVPNSAVKFFSYEQASKGILYLYRQQTGDNDAQLTPLLRLGAGACAGIIAMSATYPMDMVRGRLTVQTDNSPFQYRGMFHALSTVLREEGPRALYKGWLPSVIGVIPYVGLNFAVYESLKDWLIKSKAFGLVEDSELSVTTRLACGAAAGTVGQTVAYPLDVIRRRMQMVGWKEAASVVTGDGRNKASLEYTGMIDAFRKTVRHEGFGALYKGLVPNSVKVVPSIALAFVTYEVVKDILGVEIRISD
- the LOC121210901 gene encoding mitochondrial adenine nucleotide transporter ADNT1 isoform X4 gives rise to the protein MASEDVKTSESAVSTIVNLAEEAKLAREGVKAPSYAVLSICKSLVAGGVAGGVSRTAVAPLERLKILLQVQNPHSIKYNGTIQGLKYIWRTEGFRGLFKGNGTNCARIVPNSAVKFFSYEQASKGILYLYRQQTDDAQLTPLLRLGAGACAGIIAMSATYPMDMVRGRLTVQTDNSPFQYRGMFHALSTVLREEGPRALYKGWLPSVIGVIPYVGLNFAVYESLKDWLIKSKAFGLVEDSELSVTTRLACGAAAGTVGQTVAYPLDVIRRRMQMVGWKEAASVVTGDGRNKASLEYTGMIDAFRKTVRHEGFGALYKGLVPNSVKVVPSIALAFVTYEVVKDILGVEIRISD
- the LOC121210901 gene encoding mitochondrial adenine nucleotide transporter ADNT1 isoform X2 — encoded protein: MASEDVKTSESAVSTIVNLAEEAKLAREGVKAPSYAVLSICKSLVAGGVAGGVSRTAVAPLERLKILLQVQNPHSIKYNGTIQGLKYIWRTEGFRGLFKGNGTNCARIVPNSAVKFFSYEQASKGILYLYRQQTDDAQLTPLLRLGAGACAGIIAMSATYPMDMVRGRLTVQLGLLQTDNSPFQYRGMFHALSTVLREEGPRALYKGWLPSVIGVIPYVGLNFAVYESLKDWLIKSKAFGLVEDSELSVTTRLACGAAAGTVGQTVAYPLDVIRRRMQMVGWKEAASVVTGDGRNKASLEYTGMIDAFRKTVRHEGFGALYKGLVPNSVKVVPSIALAFVTYEVVKDILGVEIRISD